The genomic DNA TCACCACCGCGCGCGGGATCGCCTACACCCGCGTCGGCTACGCCGTACCGATCAGCTCGTACGGCGAGTTGCGGGCAGCCACCGTCGAGTTGACTCAGCGCGCCAGGCAGGGCTGATCGGCGCACCGCGCCGGCTAGGCCCGCGACCCCGCCAGGCCGTGCAATACGATCGCGGGTATGCCTGAGCGCCCGGAGACCTGGCAAGCCGCCTTCGACCTGATCCGCACCCGCGGCTACGAACACCGTGAGGAACCTTTCCGGCTGGCCAGCGGACAGCTGAGCCACGACTACATCGACGGCAAGTTCGCCATCGACACCGGCGAGCGGATGGCCATCGTCAGTCGCGCGGTCGCCGATCTGGCGGCCGCGAACGGTATCGAGTTCGACGCCGTCGGCGGGTTGACCATGGGCGCCGACCCGCTGGCTCACGGTGTGGCGATGGTGACCGGCAAAGCCTGGTTCTCGGTGCGCAAGGAACAGAAGTCACGCGGCCGCGAGCAGTGGATCGAAGGCACCCGGCTCTCCCCCGGCACCCGGGTGCTGCTGGTCGACGACGTGATCAGCACCGGCGGCTCCACCGAGATCGCCTACGAGCGGGTCACTGCCGTCGGCGCCGTCGTCACCGGCGTCATCCCGATGGTCGACCGCGGCGATGTGGCCACCGGGCGGTTCGCCAAGCGCGGTGTGCCGTTCGCAGCGCTGGTCACCTACCGCGATCTGGGCATCGAGCCGGTCAAGGATGTCTAGGGCCGACGTCTGAGCTAGATCACCAGCACCGGCGCCCGCTCCAGCGCGAGGCTGACCACCACGCCGGACTGGAAGGCGCGAGCCCGTGAGCTGGGCAGCTGCGCGTGGATCAGCGAGCCGTCGGGCAGCGACATGTACACGTGGGACGTCGGGCCGAGGAACGACACGGATTCCACCACCGCCGGCCCGTCCGGATCGGCGCGCACCCGGATCGATTCCGGCCGCACCATCGCGGTACCTGCCCCGGAAGTGATCGATCCGGGCAGCGTCGGCAACTCGGCGCCCAGCAGTCTGGCCCGTCCGCCCGACACCCGCGCGCGCACCTTGTTGTGCAAGCCGACGAATTCGGCGACGAACGGCGTCGACGGGCGGGCGTAGAGCACGGCAGGAGTGGCGAGCTGCTCGAGTTTGCCGTGACTCATCACCCCGACCCGGTCCGCAACCGCCAGGGCCTCCTCCTGGTCATGGGTGACGAACAACGTCGTGATGCCGACTTCGAGCTGCACCCGTCGAATCTCGTCACGCAATTGCGAACGCACCTTCGCGTCGAGTGCCGACAGAGGCTCATCGAGCAGCAGCACCCTCGGCTCGATCGCCAGCGCCCGGGCCAACGCCACTCGCTGCTGCTCACCCCCGGACAGCTCGCTTGCGTACTTGCCCTTGTGCGCTGCCAGGCCCACCAGATCGAGCATGTCTGCGGCTCGAAACAGCCTGTTCTGCTTGGACTTTCCACGCATCTTCAAACCGAAGGCGACGTTGTCCAACACGGTCAGGTGTGGGAACAGGCTGTAGGCCTGGAAGACCATGCCCATATCCCGCTTGTTGGCCGGCACAGAGCCGATGTCACGGCCGCCGACGAACACGGTGCCGGAGCTGGCCTCCTCCAGGCCGGCCAGGATGCGCAGCGCCGTGGTCTTGCCGCAGCCAGAGGGGCCGAGCAGCGCGACCAACTCCCCCGGTTCGATGGACAGGCTCAGCCCGTCGAGTGCGTGGACGTTGCCGTAAGTGCGGGTGAGGTCGCGAAGTTCAACGCGCACACCGGCCCCGAGACTCATGTCTGAACTCCCAACGTCCGACGGCGGCCCCGGGTGAGCGCCGCCAAGACCAACAACAGAGCGAATCCGAGCAGCAGGGTGGCCAGCGAGGCCGCCACCGACGTCGCGCCGTCGCTCTTCCCGATCGCCACGATCTGGACCGGAAGCGTCTCGAAGCCGCTCAGCGAGGCGACGGTGTATTCACCGAGCACCACCGCAATCGAAATGAAGGCCGCAGACAGGATCCCGGACCAGATGTTGGGCACGATCACCCGGGCGATCGTCGACAACCAACCGGCCCCCAGCGATCGGGCAGCCTCTGACAACGTCTGCAGGTCGATCGCGGACAGCGCGGAATCGATTGCCCGGTAGGCGAACGGCAGTACCAGCACGACATAGACGAACGTCAGCGTGAGCGCCGATTCGCCGAGAAGGTAAGTGACCCATAGATACACGTTGCGCAGGCCCACCACGATCACTAGGGCCGGGATGGTCAACGGCAGCAGGCACAGAAACTCCACGAACGGTGCGGCCCAGCGGGCCCGCACACGCACCCAGATCATCGTCGGCACCAACAGCACCAGCATCGCGATGACGGTGAACACCGCGAGCAGCAGTGAGATGAGAATGGCGTGATACAACGCCTCATCGGCGACCAGGTTGCGCCATGCCGCGCCGGTGCGCCCGCCGGCGAGCAGGTTGCGGGTGGAGAAGTCGGCCATGGCGTAGAGGGGAAACAGGAAGAACAAGCCGAACGCCACCCAGAGCGCCACACGGGCACCGCGGTTCATTTGAGCCACCTCGCGGTGCGGCGCACCAGGGCGTTGTAGGCGATCATCACCACGGCCACCACCACGATCATCTCGCACGCCAGCGCGTAGGCGAAGCCGGACTGACCCAGCACGACCTCGCTGGTGAGTGCGGCGCGGATCAACAACGGCACGATCGGACTGCCCTGACTTACCAGAGCCGCCGCGGTGGCATAGGCGGCAAACGCATTGGCGAACAACAACAACGCCGATCCCAGGAACGCCGGGGTCAGCAGCGGCACCGCGACCTCCCGCAGGTACTGCCACCGGGACGCACCGAGGCTCACCGCGGCCTCGCGCCACTGCTCACGCAACCCCTCGAGGGCGGGCAGGAAGACGATCACCATCAACGGGATCTGGAAGTAGCTGTAGACCAGGATCAACCCGCCCAGTCCGTACAGCCAGCCCGAACCGGCCAGGTCCCAGCCGAGGTTCTCTTTGACCCACAGCGTCAGCACGCCGTTGAGCCCGATGGTGGCCAGGAATGCGAAAGCCAGCGCCACGCCGCCGAACTGGGCCAGCACACTGCACAGCGCCAGCACCGTGCGCCGAAGCATCGACGCCGGCGGGCTGCTGACGATCAACCAGGCCAGCACCGCACCCAGCACCGCCCCGATCAGCGCTGTACTGGCCGACAGCGCAATACTTTTCGCGAGCGCCGCCAGTGCGGTGCCGGAGAACAGCGCGGCGATGCGGTCGAGTGAGAACGATCCATCGGCGAAGAACGCCATGACGATCACCGTCACCGTCGGCACGATCAGGAACACCGTCACCACCGCCACGAACGGCAGCAATGGCAGCGCGTCACGGATGTCCGCGCGCAGATCCCGACGAGTTGTACTACCCGGCATGGCGTACTTCAGCCGATCGCCTTGGCCCAGTTGTCGGCCAGATACTTGTTGGCCGTGTCGGTTTGGGCCTGGGTGGCAACCGTCACCGGACCGTCGATGGGGGGCAACTGACCGAACGCCGCGCGGTCCGCTGTGCCGGCCAGGATCATCTTGTCGGCGCGCACCGGCCGAACCCCGCCCTTGGCGTACAGGTTCTGGCCCTCGTCGCTGAACAGGAATTCCTGCCAGAGCCGGGCCGCCGCCGGATGGGGTGCGTCCTTGTTGATCGCCTGGAAATAGTACCCGGCGACCAACGCCTCATGGGGAACCATCACCTGCCAGCCGGGGACCTTCTGGCTCTCGGTGCCGTTGAGGTAATTCCAGTCGATCACCACCGGGGTCTGCCCCGATTCGATGGTGGCCGGGGTCGGATCCAACGGCAGGAAGTTGCCTACCTCGTTGAGCTTTTCGAAGAACGCGACTCCCGGGGCGATGTCGTCGGCCGACCCGCCCTGCGCCACCGCCGCCATCAGCACCCCGGCGAACGCGGCGCCGGCCTGGGTCGGGTCCCCGTTGAGCGCGACCATGCCGTGGTACTCGGGCTTGAGCAGATCTTCGACCGAGGTGATCGGCGGAACTTTCGTCGAATCGAAGCCGATGGACATGAAGCCGGCGTAGTCGTTGACCCAGGTGCCGTCCGGATCCTTGAGCTTCTCGGGGATCTCGTCGAACGTGGCCACCTTGTAGGGAGCGAACATCGACGTGTTCGCGAGCGCCACCGACTGTCCGAGGTCGAACACGTCGGGCGCGGTGCTCTTGCCCTTCTGCTGGTTGGCCGCGTTGATCTCTTCCTGGCTGGAACCGTCGGGCTGCGCCGAGTTCACCTCGATGCCGTACTTCTCCTCGAAGGCCTTGATGATGGCGCCGTAGTTGGCCCAATCCGGGGGCAGCGCAATCACATTGAGTTCACCTTCGGCCTTGGCAGCCGCGACGAGCTTGTCCATCCCGCCGAAGTCGGCCGCGGACTTGGCCTCGGCGACCTTGACACCGGTATCGGTGTCACCACCGGCAGCACCCTTCTGCGGCGGCGCGCACGCCGCCAGACCCACCGCGACGAGTGCCGATGCGGCCAGAGCCGCAGATGCGGTCACGATCCGAGACGTGATCATTACCAAACCCTTCGTTGGTCACCAAGCGCGCACCGGAACCCTATCGCGGGCCGGCAGCACGGGAGCGGTCCAGCGGTGGACGGTGGCAATACCGGCTGACTAGGGTTGGCGCCCATGACGCCCATCCGCACGACCCTCACACGTCGGTGGCGTCCGCTCGCCACAGCTGCCGCCTTCGTGGGCCTCTGCGCCGCAGCTCAGTCGACCATCGCACCCGCCTCGGCAGCCTTCGACGTGCAGGGATACGAGGCGTGTACCTCTACGACGGCACCCGGTCCCGACCAGAACTTCGACCCCGTCGCCACGAGCTGCTGCATCGATAACGCCGGAGTCCCTGCCAACACCACCTACGGCGTGGGCTGTGTCGCGCCCGTCGAGAATCCGCCAGAGGACTATCGGCCCACGATCGTCATGCCAAGCCGGCCCACGCCGCCGGGAGAGGGTGACGACCTGAACCACGACGAGCTCATGAAGCTGCCGCCACTCCCGGGTGAGGGTGAGCTGCCCGGGGATGTACCGCCACCCTGAGACGTCGCCGGTGTCATCCACATAATCTGGAGTGATGGCTGATCTCGATGCCGCAACGCGATTCGCCGCGGCACCCTGCGCGATACTTGCAACGCTGGGCGCCGACGGTGCACCGCATCTGGTGCCGGTGGTGTTCGCGGTCCTGCTATCTGGCGACGGACCCACACCGGCCACGATCTACACGGCCGTGGACGCCAAACCCAAATCTACCCAGCGACTGCGCCGGCTGGCCAACATCGAGGGCGATGCCCGGGTCAGCCTGCTGGTCGACCACTACGCCGACGAATGGGCGCGCCTGTGGTGGGTACGCGCCGACGGGCGGGCGGCAGTCCATCACAGTGGTGATGCGATGGCCACGGGTTACGGGCTGTTACGCGCGAAATACCCGCAGTACGAGCGCATTGCACTCAATGGCCCGGTGATCACCGTCGACGTCACGCACTGGTCGTCCTGGCAGGCGTGACAGCGCTCAGAGCATCTGGCATACGCCGATTTCTACTGCCGGGTCGCGATTTCTGCTGCGGACCAGCAGCCACAGTGCAGAAAGCGGCGGGACTCGACGGTCACCGACCGACGCAGATCTTGTGCTCCAGCTCACATCGGGGAATGGTGGAGAGCAGGTCCGGCGGGCCGCAGCGGGGCGCCCCGGGGACACCAGGAGGAGTGCCATGGCGGACAAGACGCATTCGGCCGGCAACGGGGCTGTTCCCACCGCGGACAGCCCCGCCGCCATTCGCAACGTCGTGCTCGTCGGGCCATCGGGTGCAGGCAAGACCACCCTCGTGGAGGCGCTGCTGGTCGCCGCCGGGGTGTTGAACCGGGCCGGTTCGGTGGTCGACGGGTCGACGGTCTGCGATTTCGACGAGGCTGAGATCGGCCAGCAGCGCTCGGTCGGGCTGTCGCTGGCCCCGTTGCAGCACAACGGAATCAAGGTCAATCTGATCGACACCCCCGGATACGCGGATTTTGTCGGGGAACTCCGTGCCGGGCTGCGTGCCGCCGATTGCGCGCTGTTCGTCATCGCGGCCAACGAGGAGATCGACGAACCGACGAAGGCGTTGTGGCAGGAATGCGCAGCAGTGGGCATGCCGCGGGCGGTGGTGATCACCAAGCTCGATCACGCCCGCGCCAACTACGCTAATGCACTGGCCGGCGCGCAGCAGGCGTTCGGTGACAACGTGGCCCCGCTGTACTTCCCGGCCGGGGAGGGCGTCATCGGTCTGCTCACCCGCACGTTCTACTGCTACAGCGACGGCACCAGGACCACCCGGCCACCCGACGGCGCCTATGACGACGAGATCGCCGAACTCCGCGGCTCCCTGATCGAGGGC from Mycobacterium sp. DL440 includes the following:
- a CDS encoding orotate phosphoribosyltransferase, with amino-acid sequence MPERPETWQAAFDLIRTRGYEHREEPFRLASGQLSHDYIDGKFAIDTGERMAIVSRAVADLAAANGIEFDAVGGLTMGADPLAHGVAMVTGKAWFSVRKEQKSRGREQWIEGTRLSPGTRVLLVDDVISTGGSTEIAYERVTAVGAVVTGVIPMVDRGDVATGRFAKRGVPFAALVTYRDLGIEPVKDV
- a CDS encoding ABC transporter ATP-binding protein; the protein is MSLGAGVRVELRDLTRTYGNVHALDGLSLSIEPGELVALLGPSGCGKTTALRILAGLEEASSGTVFVGGRDIGSVPANKRDMGMVFQAYSLFPHLTVLDNVAFGLKMRGKSKQNRLFRAADMLDLVGLAAHKGKYASELSGGEQQRVALARALAIEPRVLLLDEPLSALDAKVRSQLRDEIRRVQLEVGITTLFVTHDQEEALAVADRVGVMSHGKLEQLATPAVLYARPSTPFVAEFVGLHNKVRARVSGGRARLLGAELPTLPGSITSGAGTAMVRPESIRVRADPDGPAVVESVSFLGPTSHVYMSLPDGSLIHAQLPSSRARAFQSGVVVSLALERAPVLVI
- a CDS encoding ABC transporter permease, producing MNRGARVALWVAFGLFFLFPLYAMADFSTRNLLAGGRTGAAWRNLVADEALYHAILISLLLAVFTVIAMLVLLVPTMIWVRVRARWAAPFVEFLCLLPLTIPALVIVVGLRNVYLWVTYLLGESALTLTFVYVVLVLPFAYRAIDSALSAIDLQTLSEAARSLGAGWLSTIARVIVPNIWSGILSAAFISIAVVLGEYTVASLSGFETLPVQIVAIGKSDGATSVAASLATLLLGFALLLVLAALTRGRRRTLGVQT
- a CDS encoding ABC transporter permease subunit, whose protein sequence is MPGSTTRRDLRADIRDALPLLPFVAVVTVFLIVPTVTVIVMAFFADGSFSLDRIAALFSGTALAALAKSIALSASTALIGAVLGAVLAWLIVSSPPASMLRRTVLALCSVLAQFGGVALAFAFLATIGLNGVLTLWVKENLGWDLAGSGWLYGLGGLILVYSYFQIPLMVIVFLPALEGLREQWREAAVSLGASRWQYLREVAVPLLTPAFLGSALLLFANAFAAYATAAALVSQGSPIVPLLIRAALTSEVVLGQSGFAYALACEMIVVVAVVMIAYNALVRRTARWLK
- a CDS encoding ABC transporter substrate-binding protein, whose translation is MITSRIVTASAALAASALVAVGLAACAPPQKGAAGGDTDTGVKVAEAKSAADFGGMDKLVAAAKAEGELNVIALPPDWANYGAIIKAFEEKYGIEVNSAQPDGSSQEEINAANQQKGKSTAPDVFDLGQSVALANTSMFAPYKVATFDEIPEKLKDPDGTWVNDYAGFMSIGFDSTKVPPITSVEDLLKPEYHGMVALNGDPTQAGAAFAGVLMAAVAQGGSADDIAPGVAFFEKLNEVGNFLPLDPTPATIESGQTPVVIDWNYLNGTESQKVPGWQVMVPHEALVAGYYFQAINKDAPHPAAARLWQEFLFSDEGQNLYAKGGVRPVRADKMILAGTADRAAFGQLPPIDGPVTVATQAQTDTANKYLADNWAKAIG
- a CDS encoding TIGR03668 family PPOX class F420-dependent oxidoreductase, with amino-acid sequence MADLDAATRFAAAPCAILATLGADGAPHLVPVVFAVLLSGDGPTPATIYTAVDAKPKSTQRLRRLANIEGDARVSLLVDHYADEWARLWWVRADGRAAVHHSGDAMATGYGLLRAKYPQYERIALNGPVITVDVTHWSSWQA